In Dyadobacter subterraneus, a single genomic region encodes these proteins:
- a CDS encoding Hsp70 family protein codes for MTSISCGIDFGTSNSSIAIANQGNVHLVAVEGSSTTTPSAMFFLRKGNIPFYGRAAVNMFLERNPGRFMRSLKRVLGTPVMRQGTMVNGELMRFDQIITSFLKNLKDKADEDAGLEIENVVMGRPVHFVDNDHAADSRAENELKLIAKQLGFKNIDFQFEPIAAAFAHEINISGEKLAIVVDLGGGTSDFTVIRLSNQYINKADRSSDILANTGIRVGGNDFDKDLSLAAIMPELGYRSTYGTKNLEVPLYHYFDLSEWSKVNFLYTTKIISQTKQILFEAHDKTRYKRLLQVLEQETGHTLLATTEETKIALTSQSEYDAPFDFLEDGLTTRVTREQFDEAIVQKIDKISESALQCLRDAGVQKEDIDLVILTGGSTEVPLIQTEFKKLFPNAALADENKLSSVGLGLAYDSQNKFGR; via the coding sequence ATGACCAGTATTTCCTGCGGTATCGATTTTGGAACTTCCAATTCAAGTATAGCAATAGCAAACCAAGGCAATGTTCACCTCGTAGCCGTAGAGGGTTCGAGTACAACCACGCCAAGCGCCATGTTTTTTCTTCGCAAAGGCAATATTCCGTTTTATGGAAGAGCAGCGGTAAATATGTTTCTGGAAAGAAATCCGGGACGTTTTATGAGAAGTTTGAAACGTGTTCTGGGAACTCCTGTGATGCGCCAGGGCACAATGGTTAATGGTGAACTTATGCGCTTCGACCAGATCATCACTTCTTTTTTAAAAAATCTCAAAGACAAAGCAGACGAAGATGCAGGTTTGGAAATCGAAAATGTGGTGATGGGCCGTCCGGTTCATTTTGTTGATAATGATCACGCAGCTGACAGTCGGGCAGAGAATGAACTTAAACTGATTGCCAAGCAATTAGGTTTTAAAAATATTGATTTTCAGTTTGAACCAATCGCCGCTGCTTTTGCCCACGAGATTAATATCAGCGGAGAAAAACTTGCGATTGTTGTGGATTTGGGTGGAGGAACCTCAGATTTTACGGTGATCAGACTTTCCAATCAATATATCAACAAAGCTGACCGTTCTTCTGATATTCTGGCCAATACCGGTATTCGTGTTGGAGGTAATGATTTTGACAAAGATTTGAGTCTGGCAGCCATTATGCCTGAACTTGGTTACCGGAGTACATACGGAACGAAAAATCTGGAAGTTCCGCTTTATCACTATTTTGATCTTTCAGAATGGAGTAAGGTAAATTTTCTTTATACAACAAAAATTATTTCCCAAACCAAGCAGATCCTTTTTGAAGCACATGACAAAACGCGTTACAAAAGATTGTTGCAGGTTTTGGAACAGGAAACAGGACATACATTGCTGGCCACTACGGAGGAAACCAAGATTGCATTAACCTCTCAATCCGAATATGATGCGCCTTTTGACTTTCTGGAAGACGGACTCACCACAAGGGTGACGCGTGAGCAGTTTGACGAAGCGATCGTTCAAAAAATTGATAAAATTTCAGAATCTGCACTGCAATGTCTGCGCGATGCAGGCGTACAAAAAGAAGATATTGATCTGGTAATTCTAACCGGAGGCTCTACCGAAGTACCACTTATACAAACTGAATTTAAAAAATTGTTTCCCAATGCGGCTTTGGCTGATGAAAACAAGCTTTCAAGCGTTGGCTTAGGTCTGGCTTACGACAGCCAAAACAAGTTTGGAAGATAG
- a CDS encoding glyoxalase encodes MPDKSTLLLSLRPKITTSATSGFAENFQNLTLRPILKLQNGLLIRIFKQYIHQRKNTFYKLGEPDQLTFITHSVKQDQKFQQFLKGIIIGHFTDEEFDQFTIHEQEISKRLSNLLEQRLISNLSEFKSLV; translated from the coding sequence ATGCCCGACAAATCGACTTTATTACTTTCCCTACGACCAAAAATTACGACCTCAGCTACATCAGGATTTGCCGAAAATTTTCAAAATCTGACACTTAGACCCATACTAAAACTTCAAAACGGATTGCTGATCCGCATCTTTAAACAGTACATTCATCAACGGAAAAATACATTTTATAAATTGGGCGAACCTGATCAGCTCACTTTCATTACGCATTCAGTAAAACAGGATCAGAAATTTCAGCAGTTTTTAAAAGGAATAATCATCGGGCACTTTACGGATGAAGAATTTGATCAATTTACAATCCATGAACAGGAAATAAGCAAACGTTTATCAAACCTGCTCGAACAACGCCTCATCAGCAACTTATCTGAATTTAAAAGTCTGGTTTAA
- a CDS encoding PQQ-dependent sugar dehydrogenase: MLKSLLSLFCFLFSITISINCAVGQKAPARYPTDKKTLATGMRLFNTNCASCHAIDHEEIGPQLGGITQLLSAKALTEFIQNPAKVIESGEPRAVSLHKKYNMIMMSYDFLKPAEINSILAYIDHETKLNKIQPLVVKTENAVSQSSERFGTPVKKSGIQIELEDFVQIPASSDKPPLTRIANMRPHPSSDGTLYVSDQRGIIYRIEKGKAEVFLDIRTKIDKYVNTPGLGTGLGSFAFHPDYLNNGLIYITHTEEPAGKKADYEFPDSIKVALQWVVSEWKINDVKSKTFEGTRRELLRINVPGVVHGTQDIGFIPGISKNDPDYGMLFIGTGDGGSTIGKHPEITHTLNSLLGTIIRINPLGNNSRNGQYGIPAGNPFVNNTDPKTYKEIYAFGFRNPHRMSWDLTHGKIMFSAEVGESNFEEVNVIVKGGDYGWNTREGSFGISPSDLKNVYKINKSEKDNFIKPFAAYDHKDGNAISGGYVYEGNLTALKNKYVFGDIVNGRIFCININKQLSDSAVYEINIVKDSKPTDLQQMSGSKRVDLRIEYNPFTKEMYVMTKSDGKIRRIKNAAEVSGK, from the coding sequence ATGCTTAAATCTCTTCTTTCTTTATTTTGCTTTTTATTTTCGATAACAATTTCAATCAATTGCGCTGTCGGCCAGAAAGCTCCTGCCAGATACCCGACTGATAAAAAAACACTCGCTACCGGAATGCGATTATTCAATACCAATTGTGCCTCTTGTCATGCTATCGACCATGAAGAGATAGGTCCACAACTTGGTGGAATTACGCAGTTGTTATCAGCAAAGGCACTGACCGAATTTATTCAAAATCCGGCAAAAGTGATAGAATCGGGGGAGCCAAGAGCTGTAAGTCTTCATAAGAAGTATAATATGATAATGATGTCTTATGATTTTCTGAAACCGGCTGAAATAAACTCGATTTTGGCTTACATCGATCATGAGACAAAACTTAATAAAATTCAGCCACTTGTTGTCAAAACTGAAAATGCGGTATCACAATCCAGCGAAAGATTTGGCACGCCGGTTAAAAAATCCGGTATTCAGATAGAGCTCGAAGATTTTGTACAGATTCCAGCCTCGTCGGACAAACCTCCTTTAACCAGAATTGCTAATATGCGTCCGCATCCCTCGTCTGACGGGACACTTTATGTCAGTGATCAGCGTGGTATTATTTATAGAATTGAAAAAGGAAAGGCAGAAGTTTTTCTCGATATCAGAACGAAAATTGATAAATATGTGAATACCCCAGGTCTGGGAACCGGACTGGGAAGTTTCGCTTTTCATCCTGATTATTTGAATAATGGCCTGATTTACATTACCCACACGGAAGAACCCGCTGGTAAAAAAGCGGATTATGAATTTCCCGATTCAATTAAAGTGGCACTGCAATGGGTTGTGTCTGAGTGGAAAATCAATGATGTGAAAAGCAAAACTTTTGAAGGTACAAGAAGAGAATTATTACGTATCAACGTTCCGGGAGTGGTGCATGGCACTCAGGATATTGGTTTTATTCCCGGAATCAGTAAAAACGATCCTGATTATGGAATGCTGTTTATTGGAACTGGTGACGGTGGCTCCACGATTGGAAAACATCCGGAAATCACGCATACTTTAAATTCTCTTTTGGGCACGATAATCCGCATTAATCCACTTGGGAATAATAGTAGAAACGGTCAATATGGTATTCCCGCCGGTAATCCTTTCGTCAATAATACTGATCCTAAAACATATAAGGAGATTTATGCTTTTGGATTCCGGAATCCCCACCGGATGTCCTGGGATCTTACCCATGGAAAAATTATGTTTAGCGCGGAAGTAGGAGAGTCCAATTTTGAGGAAGTCAACGTGATCGTAAAAGGTGGAGATTATGGCTGGAATACGCGTGAGGGAAGTTTTGGAATTTCTCCTTCCGATCTTAAAAACGTTTATAAAATCAATAAATCGGAAAAAGATAATTTTATCAAACCGTTTGCAGCTTACGATCACAAGGATGGAAACGCGATCAGCGGAGGTTATGTATATGAAGGAAATCTCACCGCTTTGAAAAATAAATACGTCTTTGGTGATATTGTCAACGGCCGGATTTTCTGTATCAACATCAATAAACAGCTTTCAGATTCGGCCGTTTATGAAATCAATATTGTAAAAGATTCTAAGCCAACGGATTTGCAGCAAATGTCAGGTTCCAAAAGGGTCGATCTTAGAATTGAGTATAATCCTTTCACAAAGGAAATGTATGTGATGACCAAAAGTGACGGAAAAATCAGAAGAATAAAAAACGCAGCAGAGGTTTCGGGTAAGTGA
- a CDS encoding Gfo/Idh/MocA family protein, translating to MKKAEDNRRDFIRNTMSKAAGLVMMSALPGEAGNILAGSKKDEVVEPNDNFVVEPGRIKFAVIGMNHGHIYGQVEAVTRGGGQLVAYYAKEADLTAAFAKRFPDAKLAASEKEILDDKSIQLVLSSAIPDERAPIGIRVMKAGKDYMADKPGITSLEQLAQVRKVQKETGRIYSIMFSERLENRATVKAGELVKAGAIGKVIQTIGLGPHRTSLSTRPDWFFDAKRYGGVICDIASHQFDQFLFFTGSTKAEVVASQVGNVNHPQYPKFEDFGDCIIRGNGGTGYIRVDWFTPDGLKSWGDGRLTILGTEGYIEIRKNIDIAGRDGGNHLFLVNKKDTQYIDCSKEPLPYGKQLVDDVLNRTETAMSQEHCFLATELSLKAQKQAQMIKLTV from the coding sequence ATGAAAAAAGCAGAAGATAACCGCCGCGATTTTATACGTAATACGATGAGTAAAGCCGCCGGACTCGTCATGATGTCAGCACTTCCGGGCGAGGCTGGGAACATACTGGCCGGTAGTAAAAAAGACGAAGTAGTTGAACCAAATGATAATTTTGTAGTGGAACCCGGTCGTATAAAATTTGCGGTTATCGGTATGAATCACGGTCATATTTATGGACAGGTTGAGGCCGTAACAAGAGGAGGCGGGCAGTTGGTAGCCTATTATGCCAAAGAAGCCGATCTTACCGCAGCATTTGCAAAACGTTTTCCGGATGCAAAACTGGCCGCAAGTGAAAAAGAAATTTTAGACGATAAATCTATACAGCTGGTTTTAAGTTCAGCTATTCCTGATGAGCGCGCACCAATTGGCATTCGCGTTATGAAGGCTGGAAAAGATTATATGGCAGACAAACCGGGTATAACTTCTTTGGAACAATTGGCACAGGTGCGGAAAGTTCAAAAGGAAACTGGTAGAATTTATTCTATCATGTTCAGTGAAAGACTGGAAAATCGTGCGACGGTAAAAGCAGGAGAGCTGGTTAAGGCGGGTGCGATTGGAAAAGTAATCCAAACCATCGGTTTGGGGCCACACAGAACGTCGTTAAGTACCCGCCCTGACTGGTTCTTTGATGCCAAACGTTATGGCGGCGTTATCTGCGATATTGCCTCACATCAGTTCGATCAGTTTCTATTTTTTACCGGATCCACAAAGGCGGAAGTTGTTGCGTCGCAGGTAGGAAATGTGAATCATCCGCAATATCCTAAGTTTGAGGATTTTGGAGACTGCATAATCCGGGGAAATGGAGGCACTGGATATATACGGGTTGACTGGTTCACACCAGATGGTCTGAAATCATGGGGTGACGGCAGGTTAACTATTTTAGGTACAGAAGGTTATATTGAAATTCGTAAAAATATTGATATCGCCGGGCGCGACGGAGGAAACCATTTATTTCTGGTTAACAAAAAAGATACTCAGTATATTGATTGCAGTAAAGAGCCACTACCTTACGGAAAACAGCTGGTTGACGATGTATTGAACAGGACAGAAACTGCCATGTCCCAGGAGCATTGCTTCCTTGCCACTGAGTTGTCTTTAAAAGCTCAAAAGCAAGCCCAAATGATTAAACTTACCGTTTAA
- a CDS encoding DUF488 domain-containing protein yields the protein MNTVQIKRIYEPKDESDGFRILVDRLWPRGLKREEAKVDEWLKGVAPSTDLRKWFDHDPEKWEEFRQDYTFELRHCMSAVHDLVDKVKKHKKVTLLYAAQDEKYNHVVVLEKFINNLLQ from the coding sequence ATGAATACCGTACAAATAAAAAGAATCTATGAACCGAAAGATGAATCGGATGGTTTCAGGATACTTGTTGACCGTTTATGGCCACGTGGATTAAAAAGAGAAGAGGCAAAAGTTGATGAATGGCTTAAAGGGGTGGCACCGTCAACGGATTTAAGAAAATGGTTTGATCATGACCCGGAAAAATGGGAAGAATTCAGACAAGATTATACGTTTGAATTAAGACATTGCATGTCTGCTGTGCACGACCTGGTAGATAAAGTAAAAAAACATAAGAAGGTAACTTTGTTATATGCCGCTCAGGATGAGAAGTATAACCATGTCGTAGTCCTGGAAAAATTTATAAATAATTTGCTTCAATAA
- a CDS encoding Dps family protein gives MKPGIGISEENRKVVSDQLAILLADEFILYTKTLNAHWNLVGPDFHSVHLYFEELYKESAEILDSVAERIRQLGHFAPAKLKNYLQITHLTEQYEGGNDSLSLIKYLLADHESIIEFIRGNVDTFADEHKDAGTSDYVTQLMEQHEKIAWMLRAHVQ, from the coding sequence ATGAAACCAGGAATCGGAATTTCTGAGGAAAACAGAAAAGTAGTATCGGATCAACTGGCCATATTATTGGCTGACGAGTTCATTTTATATACGAAAACATTAAATGCGCACTGGAACCTTGTAGGGCCAGATTTTCACTCGGTGCATTTGTATTTTGAAGAACTTTATAAGGAATCGGCTGAAATTTTAGACAGCGTTGCTGAACGTATCCGTCAGCTGGGCCATTTCGCACCAGCGAAACTTAAAAACTATTTACAGATCACACACCTTACTGAACAATATGAAGGTGGAAATGATAGTTTAAGTCTGATCAAATATCTTTTGGCAGATCACGAAAGCATCATCGAATTTATTCGTGGAAATGTGGATACATTTGCTGATGAGCATAAAGACGCAGGTACAAGCGACTACGTAACGCAGCTTATGGAGCAGCATGAAAAAATTGCATGGATGCTAAGAGCACACGTTCAATAA
- a CDS encoding S8 family serine peptidase codes for MKSTLLLKILFLLVLPLSVISQNNQNYQIELKSGSFTPEKNVGTGKVESINARLIPDKKIFVVIQFEEIPGPAERERLKAEGIDLLEYIPNNAYTATITGSLSEISLKRSKARAVISLTASQKLHPSLLKKPFPEQTRIVKGQVDVWINFPKSFSFDEIKEQLKTDQFEIISTVHQTYQVLEIRVPEDRLNELALKNYVQYVEPVPAPDKPNNINSTGNGRANVLNSSLPSGRNLHGEGVIVGVGDEANPLLHVDLSNRIINRAAIKAGGHGVHVMGTLAGAGIVNEKYTGYAPKAKIIAQYYSNILTYASTYVQDFGMVITNNSYGNDVTDCSSLGAYNLQSYILDQQAFQMPYLQHVFAAGNSGTMTCSPHPSGFGNIVGGYQTAKNVISVGNTTVEGIIATSSSRGPVKDGRIKPEISAQGSSLISSIPVNNYVSSTGTSMASPAVAGGLTLLYQRYRELHSQQNPKNGLMKAILVNGGTDQGNDGPDYKYGFGWMNLLRSVKMIESESYKTASIASSPTPQTYDIQIPANTAKVKVMLYWNDPAPSVLSGKNLVNDLDLTVTKPSAETVFPKLLDPTPANTNNPATTGADHINNIEQVIIDAPVAGNYQINVKGTAVNQNGTQEYFVVYDIIPVSTTITNPIGKERYAAADSIYVAWDSFGNSSNDFSVQYSTNDGAQWNPISGNLTANGRQLKWVFPNVSTDKARVKVIQNATGAESVSEAFTITGRPVLSLSSVQCEGYAALEWTPISGASDYEVMILKGGEMVSAGITSNTSFTFNGLSRDSTYWFAVRARINASPGIRSIAISRKPDSGNCSGTISDNDLFLEAIVNPVSSGRLLTSKALTNQNNVTIRIKNLDDQPFSGPVSVGYSVNGTAVASVSASLTIPAQASFDYTFSDKANLAAEGSYLIEAFANAPADTAKRNNKISQIFDQLNNAPITLPFLDNIESASVQEVTIDKTGLQNLSRYDFTNSTNAGRIRTFVNTGIAYSGSKALTLDTDQYYPAGNTNFLDGTFNLSNYNLSQDIRLNFRYKNHGQKSDPDNSVWLRGNYNDPWILVYNLFANQNPVSATYKLSSSIEVSNKLRENGQTLSTSTQIRWGQHGDIITADPKSGAGYSFDDIQLSIVTDDIQLISLNSVSQASCGLSNNQLITISVRNSSDHTITNIPVNYKLGNGSEVHEIIPSIDARTTTAFTFTTTQNMAAFGVYHLKVWTSLASDSYSDNNTIEIDIYNNQQISSFPYLENFETSSGNWHSSGTSNSWAYGTPASSKINKAASGTTAWKTNLSGNYNNEETSYLYSPCFDLTGMTNPTVSFSLALDIEFCASEDCDFAYLEYSADGNTWFRLGDKGQGINWYNKITEDNQGWSVQDYTRWHVGTMPLPSATNIRLRFVLRADSGTTREGIAIDDIHIYDNTNGIYDGSTTASPVTQNAPTSSGWINFVQNGQLVASVNPNSQTLGATAVQTFINSSAVRNNQLQYYLDRNITIKPANRSLAANTTVRIYFLDSESEKLINATGCGGCSKPASAYDLGISKYTDANANNEDGILSNNGGGSWDYLTAANVVKVPFDKGYYAEIQIKDFSEFWFNTGGGLQNGALPVELLSFNVTKKTGNDNSAQVIANWVTTTETNTDYFEIERVQGLNAFNLNQFKMIGKVLAAGNSVTQEEYSFTDTSRDQTTTNYYRLKMVDKDGSFQYSRIQSVYFDNKADWQTFPNPSTGIINVTFQGDPGTSVQIQTFDLVGNIVFNTNLNATGIEQKLPIDLSGSQFPSGLYLIEVTSQRQKKAFRIMKL; via the coding sequence ATGAAATCAACGCTACTCTTAAAAATCCTCTTTCTTCTTGTTCTTCCACTAAGTGTGATCTCACAGAACAATCAGAATTATCAGATCGAATTAAAAAGCGGTTCTTTCACGCCTGAAAAAAATGTTGGTACCGGTAAAGTCGAATCGATTAATGCCAGATTGATACCTGACAAAAAGATTTTTGTTGTCATCCAGTTTGAAGAAATCCCCGGACCTGCTGAACGTGAACGGTTGAAAGCAGAAGGAATTGACCTGCTGGAATACATACCAAATAATGCTTATACGGCAACAATTACCGGATCGCTGTCCGAAATTTCTCTGAAAAGATCAAAAGCCCGGGCCGTTATTTCCTTGACAGCAAGTCAAAAATTGCATCCTTCGTTATTAAAAAAACCGTTTCCTGAGCAAACCAGAATAGTAAAAGGACAAGTTGACGTCTGGATTAATTTTCCTAAATCATTTTCATTTGACGAAATAAAAGAGCAGTTAAAAACCGATCAGTTCGAAATTATTTCAACTGTTCACCAGACTTATCAGGTTTTGGAAATAAGAGTTCCGGAAGATCGGTTGAATGAGCTGGCTCTTAAAAATTATGTTCAATACGTAGAACCGGTGCCGGCTCCCGACAAGCCAAACAATATCAACAGTACTGGCAATGGCCGGGCAAATGTGCTTAATTCCTCTTTGCCGTCAGGGAGAAATCTGCATGGGGAAGGCGTAATAGTTGGTGTGGGTGATGAGGCAAATCCGCTGCTTCATGTGGATTTGAGCAATCGCATTATTAACCGGGCTGCAATAAAGGCTGGTGGGCATGGTGTACACGTGATGGGGACGTTGGCAGGAGCAGGAATTGTTAACGAAAAATATACCGGTTACGCCCCGAAAGCAAAAATCATAGCACAATATTATTCCAACATTCTGACTTACGCTTCAACATATGTACAGGATTTTGGAATGGTGATCACCAACAATTCCTACGGCAATGACGTCACAGATTGTTCTTCACTTGGCGCTTACAATTTGCAATCCTATATTCTGGATCAACAGGCATTTCAAATGCCTTACCTGCAACATGTTTTCGCCGCGGGGAATAGTGGAACAATGACTTGCAGCCCTCATCCTTCCGGTTTTGGAAATATAGTTGGCGGATATCAGACGGCCAAAAATGTAATTAGTGTGGGAAATACAACAGTTGAGGGTATTATCGCAACCAGTTCAAGCAGGGGGCCGGTAAAAGATGGAAGAATTAAACCCGAGATCAGTGCTCAGGGTTCAAGTTTAATTTCTTCTATTCCAGTAAATAATTATGTCTCTTCAACCGGAACCAGCATGGCTTCACCGGCAGTTGCCGGCGGACTCACGCTACTTTATCAGCGTTACCGGGAACTTCATAGTCAGCAAAATCCTAAAAACGGATTAATGAAAGCTATTTTGGTCAATGGCGGAACGGATCAGGGAAATGACGGACCGGACTATAAATATGGTTTTGGATGGATGAATCTTTTGCGCTCAGTAAAAATGATTGAAAGTGAAAGTTATAAAACCGCCTCCATCGCCTCTTCGCCCACTCCTCAAACTTATGATATTCAGATTCCTGCTAATACTGCAAAGGTTAAAGTAATGCTATACTGGAACGACCCCGCCCCTTCCGTTTTATCCGGGAAAAATCTTGTTAACGACCTTGATTTGACGGTTACAAAACCTTCTGCCGAAACTGTCTTTCCAAAATTACTAGACCCTACGCCTGCTAACACTAACAATCCGGCAACTACCGGGGCAGACCATATTAATAACATTGAGCAGGTTATAATTGACGCGCCCGTTGCAGGAAATTATCAGATCAATGTTAAAGGAACCGCCGTTAATCAGAATGGTACTCAGGAATATTTCGTTGTTTATGATATTATTCCGGTTTCAACAACCATTACAAATCCTATTGGAAAAGAACGATATGCTGCCGCAGATTCGATTTACGTAGCCTGGGATTCTTTTGGGAATTCATCGAACGATTTTTCTGTGCAATATTCTACCAATGACGGAGCACAATGGAATCCGATTTCAGGGAATCTGACTGCAAACGGTCGTCAGCTCAAATGGGTTTTTCCGAATGTTTCTACTGATAAAGCAAGGGTAAAAGTAATTCAGAACGCAACCGGAGCAGAAAGTGTCAGCGAAGCATTTACCATCACTGGTCGTCCCGTGTTAAGCTTGTCCTCAGTTCAATGCGAAGGTTACGCAGCCTTGGAGTGGACGCCCATCAGCGGCGCCAGTGATTACGAGGTTATGATTTTAAAAGGCGGAGAAATGGTTTCGGCAGGTATTACTTCAAACACCAGTTTTACTTTCAACGGACTTAGCAGAGATTCTACTTACTGGTTTGCTGTTCGTGCCAGGATAAATGCGAGTCCCGGAATACGATCAATCGCCATTTCAAGAAAACCGGATTCCGGGAATTGCTCCGGGACAATTTCAGATAATGACTTGTTTCTTGAAGCCATTGTCAACCCGGTTTCGTCCGGAAGATTATTGACATCAAAAGCATTAACCAATCAGAACAATGTTACGATCAGAATTAAAAATCTTGATGACCAGCCATTTTCAGGGCCGGTTTCTGTTGGGTATTCTGTAAATGGAACTGCTGTCGCTTCTGTTTCGGCATCATTAACAATTCCGGCGCAGGCGTCTTTTGATTACACTTTTTCGGATAAAGCCAATCTTGCCGCCGAAGGTTCATATTTGATTGAGGCATTTGCCAACGCACCCGCTGATACCGCAAAAAGAAATAATAAGATTTCACAAATCTTTGATCAGTTAAATAATGCGCCCATCACACTTCCTTTTCTGGACAACATTGAATCGGCATCTGTACAGGAAGTTACTATCGACAAAACCGGACTTCAAAATCTAAGCCGTTATGATTTCACAAACTCAACAAATGCAGGCCGCATACGAACTTTTGTCAATACAGGCATTGCCTACTCAGGAAGCAAGGCGCTGACACTGGATACGGACCAGTATTACCCTGCCGGCAATACCAATTTCTTAGACGGAACTTTCAACCTTTCGAATTACAATCTTTCACAGGATATCCGCCTTAATTTCAGATACAAAAATCATGGACAGAAAAGTGATCCGGATAATAGTGTATGGTTAAGAGGAAATTACAATGACCCATGGATTCTGGTTTATAATCTTTTTGCCAACCAAAATCCGGTCAGCGCAACTTATAAGTTATCTTCCAGTATTGAGGTGAGCAACAAACTCAGAGAAAATGGCCAGACGCTTTCAACCAGTACGCAAATCCGTTGGGGACAGCATGGAGATATCATAACAGCAGATCCAAAAAGTGGTGCGGGTTATTCCTTTGATGATATTCAGTTAAGCATTGTTACCGATGACATTCAATTGATAAGCCTGAACAGCGTTTCACAGGCAAGCTGCGGGTTGAGTAATAATCAACTTATTACGATTTCGGTGCGAAACAGCTCGGACCATACCATTACTAATATTCCTGTAAATTATAAACTGGGTAACGGCTCGGAGGTTCACGAAATAATTCCGTCCATAGATGCCAGAACAACCACAGCCTTTACATTTACTACTACACAAAACATGGCTGCTTTTGGAGTATATCATCTGAAAGTTTGGACCAGCCTGGCATCCGATTCTTATTCGGATAACAATACAATTGAGATTGATATTTACAACAACCAACAGATTTCATCCTTTCCTTATCTTGAAAATTTCGAAACCAGTAGTGGCAACTGGCATAGTAGCGGAACGTCAAATTCCTGGGCTTATGGAACGCCGGCTTCCAGTAAAATCAACAAAGCTGCGAGCGGGACAACGGCGTGGAAAACGAATTTATCAGGAAATTATAACAATGAGGAAACTTCCTATTTGTATTCACCTTGTTTTGATTTAACAGGTATGACCAATCCAACTGTCAGTTTCAGCCTGGCGCTGGATATTGAATTTTGTGCTTCGGAGGATTGTGATTTTGCTTATCTCGAATATTCTGCCGACGGAAATACATGGTTTCGTCTGGGAGATAAGGGCCAGGGAATCAACTGGTATAATAAAATCACTGAGGATAATCAGGGATGGAGTGTTCAGGATTATACCCGCTGGCATGTGGGCACAATGCCGTTACCCTCAGCAACCAATATCCGTCTCCGATTTGTTTTAAGGGCAGATAGCGGAACGACAAGAGAAGGAATTGCCATCGATGATATCCATATTTATGACAACACCAACGGTATTTACGACGGCTCTACCACTGCATCACCCGTAACACAAAACGCTCCAACCAGTTCCGGCTGGATTAATTTTGTACAAAATGGTCAGCTGGTGGCATCTGTAAATCCTAACAGCCAAACTCTTGGCGCGACGGCTGTTCAAACCTTTATCAATTCCAGTGCGGTACGTAATAATCAGTTGCAATATTATTTGGATAGAAATATTACAATTAAACCAGCAAACCGCTCGCTTGCAGCCAACACTACTGTCCGCATTTATTTTCTGGATTCAGAATCAGAAAAACTTATTAATGCAACAGGATGTGGAGGTTGTTCAAAACCTGCGTCGGCGTATGATCTGGGAATTTCGAAATACACAGACGCTAACGCAAACAATGAGGACGGCATTCTGAGCAATAACGGCGGGGGAAGCTGGGATTATCTCACAGCTGCAAATGTTGTGAAAGTTCCTTTTGACAAAGGGTATTATGCTGAAATACAAATAAAAGATTTCTCCGAATTCTGGTTTAATACAGGCGGAGGTCTTCAAAATGGTGCGCTTCCTGTTGAACTGCTAAGCTTTAATGTAACAAAAAAAACCGGAAACGATAATTCGGCTCAGGTGATTGCGAATTGGGTGACGACAACCGAAACAAATACAGATTATTTTGAAATAGAACGGGTTCAGGGACTCAATGCATTCAATCTAAACCAGTTTAAAATGATTGGAAAAGTATTGGCTGCCGGCAATTCTGTCACGCAGGAGGAATATAGTTTTACCGACACATCTCGTGATCAGACGACGACAAATTATTATCGGTTGAAGATGGTCGATAAGGATGGAAGTTTTCAATATTCAAGAATCCAGTCGGTGTATTTCGACAACAAAGCAGATTGGCAAACATTTCCAAATCCTTCGACAGGCATAATCAATGTAACATTTCAGGGAGATCCAGGAACTTCCGTACAAATACAAACATTTGATTTGGTCGGAAATATCGTTTTTAATACAAATTTAAACGCGACCGGAATTGAACAAAAGCTACCGATTGACTTGTCAGGATCTCAATTTCCCTCAGGATTATACCTGATTGAAGTAACTTCACAACGACAAAAGAAAGCTTTCAGAATTATGAAATTGTGA